In Eubalaena glacialis isolate mEubGla1 chromosome 3, mEubGla1.1.hap2.+ XY, whole genome shotgun sequence, the following are encoded in one genomic region:
- the TLR5 gene encoding toll-like receptor 5: MGDHLDLLLRMVLMASPALGISSCFFDGWRALYRFCNLTQVPQVPSTTKSLLLSFNYIRTVTTASFPFLEQLQLLELGTQFTPLTIDKEAFQNLPNLRILDLGKSQIDFLHPDAFQELPHLSELRLFYCGLSSAVLKDGYFRNLGSLTHLDLSKNRIQSLYLHPSFGELNSLKSIDLSLNQITTVCEHELKPLQGKTLSFLSLADNNLYNRVSVDWGKCLNPFRNMVLETLDVSGNGWAVDVTRNFSNAINGSQIFSLVLTYHVMGPGFGFTNIKDPDQHTFAGLARSSVIQLDLSHGFIFSLNFQLFETLKELKILNLAYNKINNIAGKAFYGLDNLQVLNISHNLLGELYSSNFYGLPKVAYIDLQKNHIGIIQDQTFRFLEKLNTLDLRDNALKTISFLPSIPNIFLSGNKLATLPNTALTANFITLSENRLENLDNLYFLLQVPHLRILILNQNRFSFCNQDHAPSESHSLEELFLEENMLQLAWGAGFCWDVFKGLSHLRVLYLNRNYLNFLPPGVFRHLIALRGLSLKDNSLTVLFPGDLPANLEVLDLSRNQLLSPDPDLFASLSAVDITHNKFICECELSTFISWLNQTNVTIFGSPADIYCMYPSSMAGTSLYSLSTEDCDEEEVLKSLKFSLFIFFTVTLTLFLVTILIVTKFRGFFFICYKKAQRLVFKDPIKGRESETYKYDAYLCFSSKDFEWVQNALLKHLDAQYSDQNRFNLCFEERDFLPGETRITNIQDALCNSRKVVCLVSRHFLRDGWCLEAFSYAQSMCLADLSGALILVVVGSLSQYQLMKHRSIRGFVQKQRYLRWPEDLQDVGWFLNKLSQCILKKEKERKKDNDIQLQSVTTIS, from the coding sequence ATGGGAGACCACCTGGACCTTCTCTTAAGAATGGTGCTCATGGCCAGTCCCGCGCTTGGaatttcttcctgcttcttcGATGGTTGGAGAGCCTTATATCGTTTCTGCAACCTCACCCAAGTCCCCCAAGTCCCCAGCACCACCAAGAGCCTCCTGCTCAGCTTCAACTACATCAGGACAGTCACAACCGCGTCCTTCCCCTTCCTGGAGCAGCTGCAGCTGCTGGAGCTCGGGACTCAGTTTACCCCCTTGACCATTGACAAAGAAGCCTTCCAAAACCTGCCCAATCTCAGAATCTTGGACCTGGGCAAAAGTCAGATAGACTTCTTGCACCCAGATGCTTTTCAGGAACTGCCCCATCTCTCTGAACTTCGACTGTTTTACTGTGGTCTCTCCAGTGCTGTATTAAAAGATGGCTATTTCAGAAACTTGGGGTCTTTGACTCACTTGGACCTATCCAAAAATCGGATTCAGAGTCTTTACCTTCATCCTTCATTCGGGGAATTGAATTCCTTGAAGTCCATCGATCTTTCCCTCAACCAAATAACCACTGTATGTGAGCACGAGCTCAAACCCCTCCAGGGAAAAACACTCTCCTTTTTAAGCCTTGCTGATAATAACCTGTACAACAGGGTCTCAGTGGACTGGGGGAAATGTCTGAACCCATTCAGAAACATGGTCCTGGAAACCCTAGATGTTTCTGGCAATGGCTGGGCAGTGGACGTCACAAGAAACTTCAGCAATGCCATCAATGGAAGCCAGATTTTCTCTTTGGTTCTTACCTATCACGTGATGGGTCCTGGGTTTGGCTTCACTAACATCAAAGATCCTGACCAGCACACCTTTGCTGGTCTGGCCAGAAGCTCAGTGATACAGCTGGACCTTTCACATGGGTTTATCTTCTCCCTGAACTTCCAACTCTTTGAGACGCTCAAGGAGTTGAAGATTCTGAACCTCGCCTACaacaagataaacaatattgCAGGCAAAGCATTTTATGGACTCGACAACCTCCAAGTTCTCAATATATCACATAACCTTCTGGGGGAATTGTATAGTTCTAATTTCTATGGACTACCTAAGGTAGCCTATATTGATCTGCAAAAGAATCACATCGGGATCATTCAGGACCAAACATTCAGATTCCTGGAGAAATTAAACACCTTGGATCTCCGGGATAATGCTCTTAaaactatttcttttcttccgAGCATACCTAATATCTTCTTGAGTGGCAATAAACTGGCTACTTTGCCGAACACCGCACTTACAGCTAACTTCATCACCTTATCAGAGAATAGGCTGGAAAATCTGGATAATCTCTACTTCCTTCTCCAGGTACCTCATCTCCGGAttctcattttaaatcaaaatcGCTTTTCCTTTTGTAACCAAGACCATGCCCCTTCAGAGAGCCACAGCTTAgaagagcttttccttgaagaaaATATGTTGCAGCTTGCCTGGGGAGCCGGGTTCTGCTGGGATGTTTTTAAGGGGCTTTCGCATCTCCGAGTCCTGTATTTGAATAGAAACTACCTGAATTTCCTTCCACCAGGAGTATTTCGTCATCTGATTGCACTGAGGGGACTCAGCCTCAAGGACAACAGCCTGACCGTTCTTTTTCCTGGCGACTTACCTGCTAATTTAGAGGTCCTGGATTTatccagaaaccagctcctctcTCCTGATCCTGATTTATTTGCATCGCTGAGTGCCGTGGACATAACTCATAACAAGTTCATCTGTGAGTGCGAACTTAGCACTTTTATCAGTTGGCTCAATCAAACCAACGTCACAATATTTGGCTCTCCGGCAGACATATACTGCATGTACCCGAGCTccatggctgggacttccctcTACTCTCTTTCCACGGAAGATTGTGATGAAGAGGAAGTTTTAAAGTCCCTAAAGTTTTCCCTTTTCATCTTCTTCACTGTCACTTTGACTCTGTTCCTCGTGACCATCCTCATCGTTACGAAGTTTCGGGggttttttttcatctgttataAGAAAGCCCAGAGACTGGTGTTCAAGGACCCCATCAAGGGAAGAGAATCAGAGACGTACAAATACGATGCCTATTTGTGCTTCAGTAGCAAAGACTTTGAATGGGTGCAgaatgctttgctgaaacacCTAGATGCCCAGTACAGCGACCAAAACAGATTTAACCTGTGCTTTGAAGAGAGAGACTTTTTGCCCGGGGAAACCCGCATCACCAACATCCAGGATGCCCTGTGCAACAGCAGAAAGGTTGTCTGTCTCGTGAGCAGACACTTCCTTAGAGACGGGTGGTGCCTCGAAGCCTTCAGTTACGCCCAGAGCATGTGCTTAGCTGACCTCAGTGGCGCCCTCAtcctggtggtggtggggtcCCTGTCCCAGTACCAGCTGATGAAGCATCGCTCCATCAGAGGATTCGTCCAGAAACAGCGGTACTTGAGGTGGCCTGAGGATCTCCAGGATGTTGGCTGGTTTCTCAACAAACTCTCTCAGTGCattctaaagaaagaaaaggaaaggaagaaagacaatgACATTCAGCTGCAAAGTGTAACAACCATTTCCTAG